One stretch of Leadbetterella byssophila DSM 17132 DNA includes these proteins:
- a CDS encoding DUF3748 domain-containing protein, translating to MVTPKVLTTSPGGHTLHHNGVFSRDGRYIVFDGRNDDTKMGENNYIGVVDLKEGGERVIYYSPRPGVGAASFSPVEDKVIFIHGVGNYGISNRTGVAVDLKNPMHGIFMDARDLKAPYAPGSLRGGTHSHMWSPDGNMLSFTYNDALVDPELRTVGVMFPSNVQAEEGEGNNSGTYYSYLVAEVGKGGKLEKAFDECWLDQNTIAFQGLSEDKIEVYLVKVEAKTADEAIGERGQRPQVPSFIRPRQLTHTEKGLSSTRHWLRAHPSGEKLYALAKDPKGQDQIAEISASSGELKLLTSLPYSIDYTFNLNSEGTHIAFVGNNAVHIIELKTLDTIVLQTPIEGKIVGAPHFSPNGKDLVYNQYINDQLQILLVESVLKK from the coding sequence ATGGTTACTCCCAAAGTACTTACTACTAGCCCAGGAGGTCATACTTTACATCATAACGGAGTATTTTCTAGGGATGGAAGGTATATTGTTTTTGACGGAAGAAATGATGACACTAAGATGGGTGAGAACAACTACATTGGAGTAGTGGACTTAAAAGAAGGAGGGGAGCGTGTAATCTATTATAGCCCACGACCAGGAGTAGGGGCTGCTTCCTTTAGTCCCGTTGAGGACAAAGTAATTTTCATCCATGGGGTAGGTAACTATGGTATTAGTAATAGAACAGGGGTGGCGGTGGATTTAAAAAATCCCATGCATGGGATTTTTATGGATGCAAGGGATCTGAAGGCTCCTTATGCCCCTGGTTCCTTAAGAGGTGGGACACATTCTCATATGTGGAGCCCAGACGGTAACATGTTGAGTTTTACCTATAATGATGCCTTAGTAGATCCGGAGTTGAGAACGGTGGGAGTGATGTTTCCTTCAAATGTGCAGGCGGAAGAAGGAGAAGGGAATAACTCAGGTACTTATTATTCTTATTTAGTGGCTGAAGTGGGAAAAGGCGGTAAATTAGAAAAGGCCTTTGATGAATGTTGGCTAGACCAGAATACCATTGCTTTTCAAGGCTTAAGTGAGGATAAAATAGAAGTATATCTTGTTAAGGTGGAGGCTAAAACAGCTGATGAAGCAATAGGTGAGAGGGGTCAAAGACCACAAGTTCCCAGTTTTATACGTCCGCGCCAACTAACCCATACCGAAAAGGGTCTTTCCTCAACACGGCATTGGCTCAGGGCTCATCCTTCAGGAGAAAAGCTGTATGCTTTGGCAAAAGATCCAAAGGGACAAGATCAAATTGCGGAGATATCCGCGTCTTCGGGGGAGCTGAAGTTGCTTACTTCACTGCCTTATTCCATTGATTATACCTTTAATCTGAATTCTGAAGGAACCCATATAGCTTTTGTGGGCAATAATGCTGTACATATTATAGAATTGAAGACATTAGATACGATAGTCCTTCAAACTCCTATTGAAGGCAAGATAGTAGGAGCCCCTCACTTTTCTCCTAACGGTAAAGATTTGGTATATAATCAGTACATCAATGATCAATTACAGATACTTTTAGTGGAAAGCGTGTTAAAAAAGTAG
- a CDS encoding sialidase family protein produces MKRILFFFITISAFAQKRGLIHEGLVYPLDKKPTAQCHASTLLEVNDGILCAFFAGTHEKHADVGIRVARFKEGKWSWPVEVVNGYVNDTLRYPTWNPVLFRPKDGPIYLFYKVGPDVDHWWGAYVTSEDEGLTWSTPQVMGKHAIVGDLLGPVKNKAIQLPDGTIISPTSMERRGTENGRDWRIYFEVSKDNGKNWQVIPPINDGVQYDAIQPSILIHKNGDLQILARTLQDVLVTSWSKDKGKTWSPLTPSGLPNPNSGTDALTLQDGRHVLVYNHSVRSGENRNVLNVAVSEDGVDWKMVSVLENVPIHSGYSYPAVIQTKDGKVHISYTYARQSIKHMIFDPSKW; encoded by the coding sequence ATGAAAAGGATCTTATTTTTCTTTATTACCATTTCTGCATTTGCTCAAAAACGGGGTTTGATTCATGAAGGATTGGTGTATCCTTTAGATAAGAAGCCTACTGCCCAATGCCATGCTTCCACTTTACTAGAGGTAAATGACGGCATACTCTGTGCCTTCTTTGCCGGTACCCATGAAAAACATGCAGATGTGGGAATCCGGGTTGCAAGGTTTAAAGAGGGAAAATGGTCTTGGCCCGTGGAAGTGGTCAATGGTTATGTGAATGACACTCTCCGATATCCTACCTGGAATCCGGTTTTATTTCGGCCAAAAGATGGTCCTATCTATCTGTTTTATAAAGTAGGGCCGGATGTGGACCATTGGTGGGGTGCTTATGTAACTTCGGAGGATGAGGGATTAACCTGGTCTACCCCACAAGTGATGGGGAAGCATGCTATAGTTGGTGATTTACTAGGTCCCGTGAAGAATAAGGCCATCCAGCTACCTGATGGAACCATCATTTCTCCCACCAGTATGGAAAGGAGGGGTACTGAAAATGGAAGGGACTGGAGGATATATTTTGAAGTCAGTAAGGACAATGGCAAAAATTGGCAAGTAATTCCACCCATCAATGATGGAGTGCAATATGATGCTATACAGCCTAGCATTTTGATTCATAAAAATGGAGATCTACAGATACTTGCTCGTACACTACAAGATGTATTGGTCACTAGTTGGTCGAAGGACAAAGGCAAAACCTGGAGCCCATTAACGCCTAGTGGCTTACCCAATCCTAATTCGGGAACGGATGCCTTGACGCTTCAGGATGGGAGGCATGTTTTGGTCTATAATCATTCTGTAAGGTCAGGAGAAAACAGAAATGTATTAAATGTTGCTGTTTCAGAAGATGGGGTAGATTGGAAAATGGTTAGTGTGCTAGAAAATGTGCCTATACATTCGGGTTATTCCTATCCTGCAGTTATTCAGACGAAAGATGGGAAAGTGCATATTTCCTATACCTATGCCCGTCAATCCATAAAACATATGATCTTTGATCCTTCAAAATGGTAA
- a CDS encoding sialidase family protein yields MNKLVLLILLSYCAFAQTPPGTIVAYEPASAERYIGSPSLATLPNGDYVASHDFFGPKSSEWQQATTRIYSSNDKGRTWRFLSEIQGAFWSSLFVQRGELYLLGPDRHHGTVLIRKSIDGGRTWTSPTRKDNGVLLTGEFHCAPMPVVEHNGRLWRPMETAHGPILQWGKRYGAMVMSAPVDADLLDSKSWTTSTSLLYDSTYNNGDFNGWLEGNFVVGKGGEMWNILRVANQKSIDERAAFVRISEDGKRLSLDGFYPFEGGSKKFVIRYDSVSGKYWTLVNAVPEKYRKQFPQRNPSSMRNVLVLRSSSDLKTWQDEKVVLEHPDVLFHGFQYVDWHFEGEDIVFLSRTAHFDGKENAHNNHDANYLTFHRIPHFR; encoded by the coding sequence ATGAACAAATTAGTTCTATTAATACTCCTATCTTATTGTGCATTTGCCCAAACCCCTCCCGGCACCATAGTGGCTTATGAACCTGCCAGCGCGGAAAGGTATATAGGTTCGCCAAGCTTAGCTACTTTGCCTAATGGAGATTATGTGGCCTCTCACGATTTTTTTGGTCCGAAGAGTTCGGAATGGCAACAAGCCACTACCCGGATTTATTCTTCCAATGACAAAGGAAGAACCTGGAGATTCTTATCCGAAATTCAAGGAGCTTTTTGGTCTAGCCTTTTTGTACAAAGAGGAGAACTTTACCTTCTGGGCCCAGATAGACATCACGGAACAGTCCTCATCCGTAAGTCTATAGATGGAGGGAGAACCTGGACTAGCCCCACTAGGAAAGATAATGGCGTCTTACTAACAGGAGAGTTTCATTGTGCTCCTATGCCAGTGGTGGAGCATAATGGGAGACTTTGGCGACCTATGGAAACGGCCCACGGCCCCATACTGCAATGGGGGAAAAGATACGGAGCAATGGTCATGTCTGCTCCAGTAGATGCAGATCTTCTAGATTCTAAATCATGGACCACTAGTACTTCTCTTCTGTATGATAGCACTTATAATAATGGCGACTTTAACGGTTGGCTAGAAGGTAATTTTGTAGTAGGAAAAGGAGGAGAAATGTGGAACATCCTGCGCGTGGCTAATCAAAAAAGTATAGATGAAAGGGCGGCATTTGTAAGAATTTCTGAGGATGGGAAAAGGTTGAGTTTAGATGGATTCTATCCCTTTGAAGGTGGATCTAAGAAGTTTGTCATACGGTACGACTCTGTTTCCGGGAAGTATTGGACACTGGTCAATGCAGTGCCTGAAAAGTACAGAAAGCAGTTTCCACAAAGGAATCCTTCCAGCATGAGAAATGTGCTGGTTCTAAGAAGTTCATCCGACCTGAAAACATGGCAAGACGAGAAAGTGGTACTCGAACATCCGGATGTGTTATTTCATGGTTTCCAATATGTGGACTGGCATTTTGAAGGGGAAGATATAGTGTTTTTATCACGTACCGCGCATTTTGACGGAAAAGAAAATGCACACAATAATCACGATGCTAACTACCTGACGTTTCACCGTATACCTCATTTCAGATGA
- a CDS encoding dihydrodipicolinate synthase family protein yields the protein MKKFVPVMLTPFKENEEIDFEGLKRLIDFYLDSGAGGMFANCLSSEMYHLSRQERLELCEFVVRYIDGKVPVVATGSFGINLDECSHSIKEIYSTGVYGVIVISGLLSKENAGDQDFRLATSKLLEETEDIPLGFYECPVPYKRIIQPDHLGELVESGRVIYHKDTCLDINQIKEKLKACEKQSSFGLYDAYMVHAVESLKAGSAGLSCIQGNYFPELIVWLCEHYADESDKVEMVQAFFTNNMDLMHRTYPASAKYILRKRGLPISEFCRNGSSTRDYAELDELWNRFVEVKRTLEL from the coding sequence ATGAAGAAGTTTGTGCCGGTAATGCTTACTCCATTTAAGGAGAATGAAGAGATCGACTTTGAAGGTCTCAAACGCCTGATAGATTTCTATTTAGATAGTGGGGCGGGCGGGATGTTTGCCAACTGCCTTTCAAGCGAAATGTACCATCTCAGTAGACAGGAAAGATTGGAACTGTGCGAATTCGTGGTCCGGTATATAGATGGCAAAGTGCCGGTGGTAGCTACAGGTTCTTTTGGAATAAATCTGGATGAATGTTCCCATTCCATCAAAGAAATTTATTCAACAGGGGTTTATGGAGTGATAGTTATCAGTGGATTACTATCCAAAGAGAATGCGGGAGACCAAGACTTTCGTTTGGCTACATCAAAATTACTGGAAGAAACAGAAGACATACCTTTAGGATTCTATGAATGTCCCGTCCCCTACAAGAGAATCATTCAACCTGATCATTTGGGAGAATTAGTGGAAAGTGGAAGAGTTATCTATCATAAGGATACTTGTTTGGATATAAATCAGATTAAAGAAAAATTGAAAGCGTGTGAAAAACAGTCTTCCTTTGGACTATATGATGCATATATGGTTCATGCGGTAGAAAGTTTGAAGGCTGGTTCTGCAGGATTGTCTTGTATACAGGGGAATTACTTCCCGGAATTGATAGTTTGGCTATGTGAACACTATGCTGATGAATCAGATAAAGTAGAAATGGTGCAGGCATTCTTTACAAATAATATGGATTTGATGCACAGGACTTACCCTGCCAGTGCAAAGTATATCTTAAGGAAAAGAGGATTACCCATTTCTGAGTTTTGTAGAAATGGAAGTTCTACCAGGGATTATGCGGAGCTTGACGAACTATGGAATAGATTTGTGGAAGTGAAAAGAACCCTTGAATTATGA
- a CDS encoding sodium:solute symporter: MNQLPVVDLIIIGFYLVGMVLVGVYFSKKNKTAEEFTRAAGRIPGWAIGISIYATFLSSNTFLGVPGKAFGTNWNAFVFSLSMPFAAWIATKYFVPFYRSTGEVSAYTHLEKRFGSWARTYAVICFLLTQLARIGSIFFGISLTLQALTGYSMVSIMLVTGVCIVIYTVLGGIEAVIWTEVVQGVLKTLGAVVILYLVVKEVPGGVQEIIDIGQRDNKFNLGTFSPDFFTSSFWVVLLYGFFINLNNFGMDQNYVQRYHTANSAKEAGKSVWLCVWIYLPVSLLFFVIGSCLYAYYQQQPDWIQEVSLRAASERLNLPIESQEVIRLASTLQPSDYGDKIMPHFMVHKIPKGLLGLIISALLSAAMSTISSGMNASATVFTEDIYKRYFAKTSGDHMKILYSATVLVGVLGMLCGMAMIGIKSILDAWWTLSGIFAAGMLGLFLLGIWSKDAKDIDAKWATAIGILVILWMTLSPFYGGLMLHSNMTIVVGTLTIFLVGNFMQKRRVS, from the coding sequence ATGAATCAATTACCCGTAGTTGACCTGATTATTATTGGCTTTTACCTTGTAGGAATGGTATTAGTAGGCGTTTACTTTTCCAAGAAGAATAAAACGGCAGAAGAGTTTACAAGAGCAGCGGGTAGAATTCCCGGTTGGGCTATAGGTATTTCAATCTACGCCACATTTCTCAGTTCAAATACATTTTTGGGGGTTCCAGGAAAAGCATTCGGTACAAATTGGAACGCCTTTGTTTTTAGCTTATCTATGCCTTTTGCTGCTTGGATTGCCACTAAGTACTTTGTGCCTTTTTATAGAAGTACAGGGGAAGTGTCTGCGTATACTCACTTGGAAAAAAGGTTTGGTTCATGGGCTAGGACGTATGCTGTGATTTGCTTCCTGCTAACTCAATTAGCAAGAATCGGATCCATATTCTTTGGAATTTCTCTCACCTTGCAAGCTTTGACAGGATATAGCATGGTAAGCATCATGTTAGTGACAGGTGTTTGTATTGTTATTTATACCGTACTGGGGGGTATTGAGGCGGTGATCTGGACGGAAGTAGTCCAGGGAGTTTTAAAAACCTTAGGCGCAGTAGTGATTCTCTACCTTGTAGTTAAAGAGGTTCCTGGTGGAGTTCAGGAGATTATTGATATAGGACAAAGGGATAACAAGTTTAATTTAGGAACATTTTCTCCTGATTTCTTTACTTCTAGTTTCTGGGTGGTCCTTTTATACGGCTTCTTCATCAACCTCAATAACTTTGGCATGGACCAAAATTATGTACAGAGATACCATACGGCAAATTCTGCAAAAGAAGCTGGGAAATCCGTTTGGCTCTGCGTATGGATTTACTTGCCTGTCTCCCTCTTGTTTTTTGTTATCGGTTCCTGTCTTTATGCTTATTACCAGCAACAACCGGATTGGATTCAGGAAGTGTCCTTGCGTGCGGCTTCTGAGCGATTAAATCTCCCTATAGAATCTCAAGAGGTGATCCGTTTAGCCTCTACTTTACAGCCTTCTGATTATGGTGATAAGATCATGCCGCATTTCATGGTCCATAAGATTCCAAAAGGGTTGCTAGGACTGATAATATCTGCTCTTTTATCCGCAGCTATGAGTACCATTAGCTCCGGGATGAATGCTTCAGCTACGGTATTTACTGAAGATATTTATAAGAGATATTTTGCTAAAACTTCCGGAGATCACATGAAGATTCTTTATTCAGCCACTGTTCTGGTAGGAGTATTGGGTATGCTTTGTGGAATGGCTATGATAGGGATCAAGAGCATCTTAGATGCTTGGTGGACCTTGTCGGGAATATTTGCAGCAGGCATGTTAGGTCTTTTCCTTTTAGGTATCTGGAGTAAGGATGCAAAGGATATAGATGCAAAATGGGCTACTGCCATTGGTATTTTAGTGATCCTTTGGATGACCTTAAGTCCATTCTATGGAGGATTAATGCTGCATTCCAATATGACCATAGTAGTGGGTACCTTAACTATTTTTTTGGTAGGGAATTTCATGCAAAAACGTAGAGTATCATGA